In Candidatus Eisenbacteria bacterium, the DNA window GGAGCGGAACCCCTCGAGGGGTTCGATCAAACGACGGACAAGCATCGACATGTCTCGTTCTCCGGTTCAGACTGTGGAACGTCGGAGCGCAGAGCATACCAGTCCCGCGCGTTCGGGGCATCGTCCTGGGGGCCGCCATGAGCTACGCGGTGCAGTCCATCGATCACGTCGAGGTGTTCGTCCGCTCCATCCCGGACGCGATCCGCTGGTACGGAGCGGTCCTGGGCCTCACGGAAACCGCCCGGTGGGATCCGGACCCGGTGATGATCGGCCGGGGCGGAACGCAGCTCGCGCTCTTCCAGGCGAGGGTAGGAGCCGCGGACTCCGTCGAGAAGCACGAGCCGCCGCCGTGCCGGTGGCACCGCGTGGCATGGAGGACCGATCGCGCGGGACTCGAGGCGGCGCAGGCGCATCTCGCCGCGCTGGGAATCGCCTTCCGGGGGCCGGTGGACCACGATCCGACCTGGTCGATCTACTTCCAGGACCCGGACGGGAATCCGCTCGAGATCACCTGCCCGTCGCGCTGACCTACCCCTCGCGCGCGGTTTCCGTGGCCTCGGCCACCTCGATGGCCACCGGGTCGAGGACCTTCCTGTCCGGCGCCGTGTCCGAGGCGGCGAAGGCCGGATCC includes these proteins:
- a CDS encoding VOC family protein; the protein is MSYAVQSIDHVEVFVRSIPDAIRWYGAVLGLTETARWDPDPVMIGRGGTQLALFQARVGAADSVEKHEPPPCRWHRVAWRTDRAGLEAAQAHLAALGIAFRGPVDHDPTWSIYFQDPDGNPLEITCPSR